From the Bacteroidota bacterium genome, the window ATCTCCTTACGTCGATTTGGACTTTAAACTTTGGACTTTAGACTTTGGACTTTGGACTTTAGACTTTAGACTTTACCTCGCTGGCTCTTTCACTTTCAGCAGTTGCTCAGTGATATAATTCAGCGGTTCATCAGCTAAGCCGAGACATAGTGCTCGGTGAATCTCCTTACGTCGATTTGGACTTTAGACTTTAGACTTTAGACTATAGACTTTAGACTATAGACTTTAGACTTTAGACTTTGCAGTTACACCAAATACATTTCAAATTTCTATATAATAATACCTTTTTCTCTATTAAAAAAAGACTCAGGTGTTCCAAATTAAAAATAAATTAAGGGAGAGAAATATCCCTCCCTTATAATAATTATAACCCAGAAATTTTATTAATATTTATTACCCGGGCGGTCTTTAACAAAGTCAGCAATTAACGGGTTGATTTCATCTGCAAAAAGCCAGTGAATAACATGACCACCTCCCGGAAATGTATATACTGTATTATTAGGGTAAAATAAATTTACTTTATCCATGTTAGGGGTTGGATTAGCATAGAAGCATAATTTTGGATACATCCATCCAACCGGAACATTATTTTCATTTTTAGTGGCTTGATAATTCATATCAGCAAGAATGATACTCGGAAACTCTACAAAATATTGCAATAATTCCAATAGCTCAGGATCGGGTTCTAAGCCACTATAAACACCTCCTAAGTAATTTGCTAAAAATGCTTTAAATCCCTCTGTCCATTGATATTGCCCCATATATTCGCAGAAGTTTTCAAGTTCACTTACACCCGGTTTAAAACCTCCATCGATAGCTACCAGTTTTTGTATCATCCCCGGATAAGTTTTTTCGAATTTACCTAAAACTTTAGGTCCCCAACTAAAGCCAACTGCCGTAAACTTATGAACACCTTCTTTTTTGAGCACAGTATACATAGCATCAGCCATCATTTCCATTGTATAATGCATTCCTTCAGAATCGGGTTCCGGATAATCAACAGGAACGAATTTACAATCCTCTCCATCGGGTTCGTAAGCTGCAGGAACGGGATATGTGCTTGGTATAAATGTATCGCTTAATCCATGCCCCGGAAGATCTATATATATTGATCTGGCTTTATCTTTAAAGTAATCGAATTGTTTTGTAAATACCGTAATTGGGTTTGTCCAACCGGGTATCCAAACCATATCTATAGGACCTTTTCCTATTATGCGATAGTGGATTTTCAAATCAACATTTAAATAAGCAAAATCTTTTGCCTTCATGGTAACGAATCGTTCCTGATCAAGCCCCGGAGGTTGATTTTTGAAGTCTTTTGCTTTTTTTTGAACTTCATTGTTGTCTATTAGGTTATCTGCTTTTTCGCAGGCAATAAATAAGCTAATGCTCAGAACAACAAGAAATAATTTAGATATATATTTCATGAGTGTAAGGTTTATGTTAATTACTGCCCTTCATGAAAAGGGAGGCAGCTATAATATCCCCTAAAATCTTCTTCCTGATTTTGCTGAGAATAGTGATTAATGATTTGAGCCTGAAGTTAATTAATAACAATAGTAGTACTTTTACTCTACCTCTCAAAATGTTTGCTCAGGGTCTCAAAATCAGGAGAGTGATTACATTTTTTTAATTTTACTTGGATTTATCCCGAATTCTTTGGTAAATGCCCTGCTAAAATGTGAAAGGTTTTTAAAGCCGCTTAGTGTAGCTGCTTCCGATACGTTGATATCGGCAGTTGTCAATAATTCTTTAGCCTTATGAAGCCTGATCAATTGAAGGTATTCGAATAATGTTTTGTTGGTGAGCGATTTAAATTTGCGATACAGTTGCGACCTGCTCATTGCTACTTCGTAACACAAGTCATTGATATTGAAATTATCATCCTCCAGATTATCACGCATAAATTCACTAACTTTTTGGATGAAAATATCTTCTGTATTATTGTCTGCATCTTTAGATACTGGATTATAACCTATTATAGAATAGCGTTTCTGTAATTTTTTCCTCAACTCTACAAGTGTATTAAGCTGCGCCATTAACTCTTCCTTGTTAAAAGGTTTTGAAATATATGCATCTGCTCCCCTTTTCAATCCATTAATTCTCGAGGCAATATCGGCTTTTGCGGTTAAAACTATTACCGGAATATGACTGGTACGAACATCGTTTTTTACTTTATCGAGCATTTCTATACCGTCCATTTCGGGCATCATAATATCACTCAGAATTATATCAGGACTCAAATCCAACGCTTTTTTCCACCCTTCCTTTCCGTTTAAGGCATACTGCACGCAATAAT encodes:
- a CDS encoding alpha/beta hydrolase yields the protein MKYISKLFLVVLSISLFIACEKADNLIDNNEVQKKAKDFKNQPPGLDQERFVTMKAKDFAYLNVDLKIHYRIIGKGPIDMVWIPGWTNPITVFTKQFDYFKDKARSIYIDLPGHGLSDTFIPSTYPVPAAYEPDGEDCKFVPVDYPEPDSEGMHYTMEMMADAMYTVLKKEGVHKFTAVGFSWGPKVLGKFEKTYPGMIQKLVAIDGGFKPGVSELENFCEYMGQYQWTEGFKAFLANYLGGVYSGLEPDPELLELLQYFVEFPSIILADMNYQATKNENNVPVGWMYPKLCFYANPTPNMDKVNLFYPNNTVYTFPGGGHVIHWLFADEINPLIADFVKDRPGNKY